The following nucleotide sequence is from Nitratidesulfovibrio termitidis HI1.
CCACGGACCCTGCGCCACCTTGGCACAGCGTGCGGGCGGGGGCAAGGCGCGGGAGGAATATTGGAGGAGGGCGCGAAAACGGGACAGGCCGCAAGGCAGACGGGCAGCGAGAACCAGACGAGAACCAGACGGGCCACAGGCGAGAGAGGCGCGGGCGGTGGAGGCAGGACGGTGATGTGGGGGGCGGGCGGTCGCCGTGCCCCCATTCCGCTAGTGCCCGGAATAGGCCAGCACGTGGTTCAGTCCGGCGTTGGATTTTTTCATCTCCGTGCCGGTGATCAGGAAACGGGTCAGCCGCCAGGCGTCCATGTCGATGTGGTCGATGCGGCCCTGACAGTCCGGGGTCAGGTGGGGGGCAATGGCATCGGCCAGTTCCTGCGCGTCGCAGTACGGGCCTTCGTAGGCGATGCGCAACAGGTCGCCCTCCAGTTCCACCCATTCCTCGCCGATGGCCGAGGCCGCCGCGCGCAGCATGTCCTGCCCGGCGGGCCACACTGAGCCGTAAACCTTTTCCTGAATCATGTCGCGGGCCATGCCGGGATCCTTTGCGTGTGTCCTGCTGTCGGTGGATGTTTTCCGTGCGCCTTTGGCGCGGGGGATAACCGTTTTTTTGCGTGCCTCCGGCGGGCAGGAGGCTGCGCGCGTTGCGATCGCTATCCGTAAGGTTCACTTCGCTCACCTAACGGCTGCCGTCCCCTGCACCCCCATCATGACATTGCTCACAACCTGGACAACCCAATCAAGGGGTGCAGGGGACAACGTCCGCGCTGCGATCGCCATCCGTAATGCTCGAAGACTTGCATAACGGCTGCCGTCCTTGCCCGCCGGAGGCGTACGGAAAATCTCCCCCGCCTCTCCCTCTACAACCGGAACTCCCCGTCCTCGTAGACCACCACGCGCGTGCCCCCCGGCGTGACGGCGGTAACCCTGCGCGGGGTGGTGGCCACCAGGTCCCAGTGCAGGCTGGAACTGTTGAAGCCCAGGTCGCGCCGGGCGTCGGCGGTAAGTTCGTCGGACGGGCCGGAAAAGGTGTTGGCGTACGACTGGCCCAGGGCCACGTGCATGGAACCGTTCGGGCCGCCGTGGTTCTCGTCGTACAGGGTATTGGCCATGAACCGGGTGATGCGCGAGAAGCGCCGGTCCACCAGGGCGAATTCGCCCAGCATGGCCGCGCCGGGGTCGCTGTTCAGCTGCCCGGTGGCAAAGCCTTCGCCCTGTTCGGCATCCAGCCGCACCACCCGGCCCTGCCGGAATTCCAGCCGCACCCCCTGCACGATGTTGCCGGAACGGAACGACGGCAGATCTGCGGTGTACACGCCCTCCACGCTGCGCCAGTCGGGCGAGACGTACAACTCGAAGCTGGGAATGTTGCGCCCGGTCACCCCGGCCCAGCGGCGCATGCGTCCCACGCGCAGGCGCAGGTCGGTGCCCTCGGCCTCCACGTGCAGGGTGGCGTCGCCCAGTTCGTCCAGTTTCGTGCGGATGCTCTCGGCCTGTCTGGCCACGCGGGCCCAGGTGGCGGCAGGGTCCGCCTCGCCCAGCAGGCAGGCCCGGCGCACCTCGTCGGCGTAGTCGGCCAGCGAAAGCCCGGCCTGCCCGGCCAGGGCCGCCGTGGGCCAGATGCACAGGGTCCAGCCGTAGGCGCCCATGTCCTCGCGCAGGTGGGCGATGTCCTGCAACGGGCGGCGGGCGGCCTGGGCCATGGCGATGCGTTCCGGTTCTATGGAGGCGAGATGGGTGAGCGATTCCGGCGCGATGATGGTGATGCATCCGCCAAGGTGGCTGTACAGGTCGCGCTCGCCGGGGATCAGCGTGGTCAGGCGCTTGTTGTTGGCCTTGGCGTACAGGTCGTGCTCCATGCGCGGGGTGGGCTGCATGCGCGGCACGGGAATCATGCCCATGTCGTGCAGCCTGCCGCACAGTTCCTCGGCCAGGGGCAGGCCCGGCAGGTCGAAGCGCACCAGCACGAAGTCGCTCTTGCGCAAGGGGGCGCGGCGGCCCCGCGCCAGGCCCCACAACATGACGTCGGCATATTTTTCCAGGGTTTCGGCATCGTACATGGCGTGCTCCAATGGGTGCGCGGTGCGCAAAGATGTCGCCGCGCGGCGAAGTTATCATTGCCGGGGCATCATGCCGTGCTAGAGTGGACGCGTGGTGCCCCGGAAACCCGTTTACGGTCTCCACGCCGCCCCGCTCCGTACCCGCGTACGGGAATCGGGATACGTACGGCAGCATGCGTATCCCCGAAGGGACGCGGCACGGGCAACCCGGCCACTCATCCTCCCCCTTGCAGCGTCGGCCGCGTTCCAGCCCCTCGGAGCGCGGCCGACCACTTTTGCCGCGTCCGGCGGGGAGAGGGGGACGGGATGGCCGCGCGGGGCCGATGGGGATGCCGGACACCGGCAACGGCAGGCCCGCGCATCCCGTCCGGCCCGCCATGCCCCGTCCGCCATATCCAGCGTTATATCCAGCCCATCATACCTGCATCGGCGGTTCTGCGCCATTCG
It contains:
- a CDS encoding aminopeptidase; translated protein: MYDAETLEKYADVMLWGLARGRRAPLRKSDFVLVRFDLPGLPLAEELCGRLHDMGMIPVPRMQPTPRMEHDLYAKANNKRLTTLIPGERDLYSHLGGCITIIAPESLTHLASIEPERIAMAQAARRPLQDIAHLREDMGAYGWTLCIWPTAALAGQAGLSLADYADEVRRACLLGEADPAATWARVARQAESIRTKLDELGDATLHVEAEGTDLRLRVGRMRRWAGVTGRNIPSFELYVSPDWRSVEGVYTADLPSFRSGNIVQGVRLEFRQGRVVRLDAEQGEGFATGQLNSDPGAAMLGEFALVDRRFSRITRFMANTLYDENHGGPNGSMHVALGQSYANTFSGPSDELTADARRDLGFNSSSLHWDLVATTPRRVTAVTPGGTRVVVYEDGEFRL